A genomic region of Cannabis sativa cultivar Pink pepper isolate KNU-18-1 chromosome 1, ASM2916894v1, whole genome shotgun sequence contains the following coding sequences:
- the LOC115706687 gene encoding ubiquitin carboxyl-terminal hydrolase 15 isoform X2: MLEPREADIPALFLFLVVLPLVAYVLLGKWSESAKKRDRINLLAEIAAEEARRAEAMAVADVIPLVASTKNGNHACARCFSPATTRCSKCKSVRYCSGKCQIIHWREVHKQECQQMKSTNSGSPLMTSSVEDSMYERFLPNDAMNSSYVGYNIEQTMVDTEAPENIIYSSISNGISATIDRSAVDAPQVSVPERRSAEKRASRKSNKETVRRKDTAAPNSSAELSGSWSDYTTSSNVVSSKDVLKGHRVSIFIFVLLLAFFVFDHIFHVINLMNCLLQSRNSETFISEESTNKQSVNISDVYIHERASPGSIVPENGTNGSQYWNTLEPENHHGFSCSSYSSKNGSNGYDIGKDFNQNVGNLLKVETTSHNEQVEFECSPEMTVIKGGTKPKRPPYSLGSKSCKLPKSTLKEKEEQFCSEREWKGQVLESKSSRLKDAPIQASDGGANTRILKTLGLKKQTKLTRKDVSEVSGDRHKTKMLFPYEEFVKFFQCDMFNLSYRGLLNCGNSCYANAVLQCLTSTKPLIIYLLRKSHSRSCCGKDWCLMCELEQHVMMLRETGGPLSPSRILLHMRSINCHIGDGSQEDAHEFLRLLIASMQSICLEGLGGESKVDPRLQETTFVQHTFGGHLRSKVKCLRCRHESERYENIMDLTLEIYGWVESLEDALTQFTTPEDLDGENMYRCGRCATYVRARKQLSIHEAPNILTIVLKRFQEGKYGKINKCITFPDMLDMIPFMTGTGDIPPLYLLYAVVVHLDTLNASFSGHYVSYVKDLQGNWFRIDDTEVQPVAMSHVMSEGAYILFYMRSCPRPQKTLTGRAIQQQVPEFTTHCTSKPSRSGKGKLNGQYVGPESFSDDIRAGMGDGFTHHTSNNILRSANRNVVPAMETRLPNGAEFSDATSSSDWSLFTSSDEASFTTESTRDSFSTVDYADTGNVDPISSIFHGIYAPDYPHNSIPCRNLLNNRPQSRFMSEEKGHILDSYLSSSAQPLDRLPKVDYSQQVSDSPTVFSSDSNCGVFVRYGSSNPVEWD; the protein is encoded by the exons ATGCTCGAGCCAAGGGAAGCTGATATACCTGCCCTGTTTCTGTTTTTGGTTGTGCTCCCTTTGGTTGCTTATGTCTTACTTGGAAAATGGAGTGAATCTGCTAAGAAGAGAGATAGGATAAATTTACTTGCTGAGATTGCTGCTGAAGAAGCTCGTAGAGCAGAAGCAATGGCTGTTGCTGATGTTATTCCTCTTGTGGCTTCAACAAAAAATGGAAACCATGCATGTGCAAGGTGCTTTAGTCCAGCTACAACTCGCTGCTCCAAGTGCAAGTCTGTTAGATATTG TTCTGGGAAGTGTCAGATTATTCACTGGAGGGAAGTCCACAAGCAAGAATGCCAGCAAATGAAAAGCACCAACTCAGGCTCACCTCTTATGACCTCTTCAGTTGAAGATTCTATGTATGAGAGGTTCTTACCTAATGATGCCATGAATTCTTCGTATGTTGGGTACAACATTGAGCAGACTATGGTGGATACCGAAGCtccagaaaatataatttattcctCAATTAGCAATGGTATCTCTGCTACAATTGATCGTTCAGCTGTTGATGCACCTCAAGTGTCTGTGCCAGAGAGAAGAAGTGCAGAAAAACGTGCTTCTCGTAAATCCAACAAAGAAACAGTGAGAAGGAAGGATACTGCTGCACCAAATTCTTCTGCCGAACTCAGTGGGAGTTGGAGTGATTATACAACCTCTTCAAATGTTGTTTCATCAAAAGATGTTTTAAAGGGCCATAGGGTTAGCAtctttatatttgttttgttattaGCGTTCTTTGTATTTGATCATATTTTCCATGTAATAAACTTAATGAACTGTTTATTGCAGTCAAGAAACAGTGAGACTTTCATATCAGAAGAATCTACAAACAAGCAGAGTGTTAATATCTCTGATGTTTATATTCATGAACGAGCTTCTCCAGGAAGTATAGTGCCTGAGAATGGTACAAATGGAAGTCAATATTGGAACACATTAGAACCAGAAAACCATCATGGATTCTCATGCTCATCTTATTCATCCAAGAATGGATCCAATGGGTATGACATTGGGAAGGACTTTAATCAGAATGTTGGAAACCTATTAAAAGTGGAAACTACTTCCCATAATGAACAGGTTGAATTTGAATGTTCTCCCGAAATGACCGTGATAAAGGGAGGTACTAAACCTAAAAGACCACCATATTCTCTTGGAAGCAAGAGTTGTAAGTTGCCAAAATCAACTTTGAAAGAGAAGGAGGAGCAGTTCTGCTCAGAAAGAGAGTGGAAGGGGCAGGTTCTTGAATCAA AATCCTCTAGATTGAAGGATGCTCCCATACAAGCTAGTGATGGAGGTGCAAACACACGGATTTTGAAGACGCTGGGCCTGAAAAAGCAAACTAAACTCACTAGAAAAGATGTCTCAGAAGTCAGTGGTGATAGACACAAAACTAAG ATGCTGTTTCCTTATGAGGAGTTTGTGAAGTTCTTCCAGTGTGacatgtttaatttatcatatcgGGGCCTTTTGAATTGTGGGAACAG TTGCTATGCAAATGCTGTCTTGCAGTGTCTGACCTCCACAAAGCCTCTCATTATTTACTTGCTTCGTAAATCACATTCAAGATCAT GTTGTGGTAAAGATTGGTGTCTTATGTGTGAATTAGAGCAACATGTAATGATGTTAAGAGAAACAGGAGGCCCACTTTCGCCTAGCAGAATTCTTTTGCACATGCGGAGTATCAATTGCCATATTGGTGATGGAAGTCAGGAAGATGCACACGAATTCTTAAG GCTTCTGATTGCATCTATGCAATCCATATGCTTGGAGGGATTGGGAGGAGAAAGTAAGGTAGATCCCAGATTGCAGGAGACAACTTTTGTACAGCATACTTTTGGGGGGCATCTAAGATCGAAG GTCAAGTGTTTGAGATGTCGTCATGAATCTGAAAGATATGAAAACATTATGGATCTTACATTGGAGATATATGGTTGGGTTGAGTCACTTGAAGATGCATTGACACAATTTACAACTCCTGAAGATTTGGATGGAGAAAACATGTACAGATGTGGAAG GTGTGCTACCTATGTTCGAGCTAGGAAGCAGCTAAGCATACATGAAGCACCAAATATTCTTACAATTGTTTTAAAGAGATTTCAG GAAGGAAAATATGGAAAAATTAACAAGTGCATCACATTTCCTGATATGCTTGATATGATTCCATTCATGACTGGAACGGGTGATATTCCTCCACTCTACTTGCTCTACGCTGTCGTGGTGCATTTGGATACATTAAATGCATCTTTTTCTGGGCATTATGTTTCATACGTTAAAGACCTGCAAGGAAATTGGTTCAGGATAGATGACACTGAG GTCCAGCCAGTTGCAATGAGCCATGTTATGTCAGAAGGAGcgtatatattattttacatgag GTCTTGCCCGCGACCTCAAAAAACACTTACTGGAAGAGCCATCCAGCAGCAAGTTCCAGAATTCACAACTCATTGTACGTCAAAGCCTTCAAGGTCTGGAAAAGGCAAACTCAACGGTCAATATGTTGGTCCAGAGTCTTTTTCCGATGATATTAGAGCTGGAATGGGTGATGGTTTTACTCACCACACCTCAAACAACATCCTTAGGAGTGCAAACAGGAATGTTGTTCCGGCTATGGAAACAAGACTCCCAAACGGAGCAGAGTTTTCTGATGCTACATCATCAAGTGATTGGTCTCTCTTTACCAGCTCAGACGAGGCATCTTTCACAACTGAGAGTACCAGAGACTCTTTCAGCACTGTAGATTATGCTGATACGGGCAATGTGGATCCCATCTCATCAATCTTTCACGGTATATATGCGCCAGATTATCCCCATAATTCCATCCCCTGCAGAAATTTATTGAATAATAGGCCACAAAGTAGATTTATGTCTGAGGAAAAGGGTCATATTTTGGACTCATACTTGTCATCATCAGCGCAACCTCTTGATAGATTACCGAAAGTTGACTATTCACAACAGGTCAGTGATTCTCCCACAGTATTTTCATCTGACAGTAACTGTGGCGTGTTTGTAAGATATGGGAGTAGTAACCCAGTAGAATGGGATTGA
- the LOC115706687 gene encoding ubiquitin carboxyl-terminal hydrolase 15 isoform X1, with amino-acid sequence MLEPREADIPALFLFLVVLPLVAYVLLGKWSESAKKRDRINLLAEIAAEEARRAEAMAVADVIPLVASTKNGNHACARCFSPATTRCSKCKSVRYCSGKCQIIHWREVHKQECQQMKSTNSGSPLMTSSVEDSMYERFLPNDAMNSSYVGYNIEQTMVDTEAPENIIYSSISNGISATIDRSAVDAPQVSVPERRSAEKRASRKSNKETVRRKDTAAPNSSAELSGSWSDYTTSSNVVSSKDVLKGHRVSIFIFVLLLAFFVFDHIFHVINLMNCLLQSRNSETFISEESTNKQSVNISDVYIHERASPGSIVPENGTNGSQYWNTLEPENHHGFSCSSYSSKNGSNGYDIGKDFNQNVGNLLKVETTSHNEQVEFECSPEMTVIKGGTKPKRPPYSLGSKSCKLPKSTLKEKEEQFCSEREWKGQVLESKSSRLKDAPIQASDGGANTRILKTLGLKKQTKLTRKDVSEVSGDRHKTKVTLFNMLFPYEEFVKFFQCDMFNLSYRGLLNCGNSCYANAVLQCLTSTKPLIIYLLRKSHSRSCCGKDWCLMCELEQHVMMLRETGGPLSPSRILLHMRSINCHIGDGSQEDAHEFLRLLIASMQSICLEGLGGESKVDPRLQETTFVQHTFGGHLRSKVKCLRCRHESERYENIMDLTLEIYGWVESLEDALTQFTTPEDLDGENMYRCGRCATYVRARKQLSIHEAPNILTIVLKRFQEGKYGKINKCITFPDMLDMIPFMTGTGDIPPLYLLYAVVVHLDTLNASFSGHYVSYVKDLQGNWFRIDDTEVQPVAMSHVMSEGAYILFYMRSCPRPQKTLTGRAIQQQVPEFTTHCTSKPSRSGKGKLNGQYVGPESFSDDIRAGMGDGFTHHTSNNILRSANRNVVPAMETRLPNGAEFSDATSSSDWSLFTSSDEASFTTESTRDSFSTVDYADTGNVDPISSIFHGIYAPDYPHNSIPCRNLLNNRPQSRFMSEEKGHILDSYLSSSAQPLDRLPKVDYSQQVSDSPTVFSSDSNCGVFVRYGSSNPVEWD; translated from the exons ATGCTCGAGCCAAGGGAAGCTGATATACCTGCCCTGTTTCTGTTTTTGGTTGTGCTCCCTTTGGTTGCTTATGTCTTACTTGGAAAATGGAGTGAATCTGCTAAGAAGAGAGATAGGATAAATTTACTTGCTGAGATTGCTGCTGAAGAAGCTCGTAGAGCAGAAGCAATGGCTGTTGCTGATGTTATTCCTCTTGTGGCTTCAACAAAAAATGGAAACCATGCATGTGCAAGGTGCTTTAGTCCAGCTACAACTCGCTGCTCCAAGTGCAAGTCTGTTAGATATTG TTCTGGGAAGTGTCAGATTATTCACTGGAGGGAAGTCCACAAGCAAGAATGCCAGCAAATGAAAAGCACCAACTCAGGCTCACCTCTTATGACCTCTTCAGTTGAAGATTCTATGTATGAGAGGTTCTTACCTAATGATGCCATGAATTCTTCGTATGTTGGGTACAACATTGAGCAGACTATGGTGGATACCGAAGCtccagaaaatataatttattcctCAATTAGCAATGGTATCTCTGCTACAATTGATCGTTCAGCTGTTGATGCACCTCAAGTGTCTGTGCCAGAGAGAAGAAGTGCAGAAAAACGTGCTTCTCGTAAATCCAACAAAGAAACAGTGAGAAGGAAGGATACTGCTGCACCAAATTCTTCTGCCGAACTCAGTGGGAGTTGGAGTGATTATACAACCTCTTCAAATGTTGTTTCATCAAAAGATGTTTTAAAGGGCCATAGGGTTAGCAtctttatatttgttttgttattaGCGTTCTTTGTATTTGATCATATTTTCCATGTAATAAACTTAATGAACTGTTTATTGCAGTCAAGAAACAGTGAGACTTTCATATCAGAAGAATCTACAAACAAGCAGAGTGTTAATATCTCTGATGTTTATATTCATGAACGAGCTTCTCCAGGAAGTATAGTGCCTGAGAATGGTACAAATGGAAGTCAATATTGGAACACATTAGAACCAGAAAACCATCATGGATTCTCATGCTCATCTTATTCATCCAAGAATGGATCCAATGGGTATGACATTGGGAAGGACTTTAATCAGAATGTTGGAAACCTATTAAAAGTGGAAACTACTTCCCATAATGAACAGGTTGAATTTGAATGTTCTCCCGAAATGACCGTGATAAAGGGAGGTACTAAACCTAAAAGACCACCATATTCTCTTGGAAGCAAGAGTTGTAAGTTGCCAAAATCAACTTTGAAAGAGAAGGAGGAGCAGTTCTGCTCAGAAAGAGAGTGGAAGGGGCAGGTTCTTGAATCAA AATCCTCTAGATTGAAGGATGCTCCCATACAAGCTAGTGATGGAGGTGCAAACACACGGATTTTGAAGACGCTGGGCCTGAAAAAGCAAACTAAACTCACTAGAAAAGATGTCTCAGAAGTCAGTGGTGATAGACACAAAACTAAGGTTACTCTGTTCAAT ATGCTGTTTCCTTATGAGGAGTTTGTGAAGTTCTTCCAGTGTGacatgtttaatttatcatatcgGGGCCTTTTGAATTGTGGGAACAG TTGCTATGCAAATGCTGTCTTGCAGTGTCTGACCTCCACAAAGCCTCTCATTATTTACTTGCTTCGTAAATCACATTCAAGATCAT GTTGTGGTAAAGATTGGTGTCTTATGTGTGAATTAGAGCAACATGTAATGATGTTAAGAGAAACAGGAGGCCCACTTTCGCCTAGCAGAATTCTTTTGCACATGCGGAGTATCAATTGCCATATTGGTGATGGAAGTCAGGAAGATGCACACGAATTCTTAAG GCTTCTGATTGCATCTATGCAATCCATATGCTTGGAGGGATTGGGAGGAGAAAGTAAGGTAGATCCCAGATTGCAGGAGACAACTTTTGTACAGCATACTTTTGGGGGGCATCTAAGATCGAAG GTCAAGTGTTTGAGATGTCGTCATGAATCTGAAAGATATGAAAACATTATGGATCTTACATTGGAGATATATGGTTGGGTTGAGTCACTTGAAGATGCATTGACACAATTTACAACTCCTGAAGATTTGGATGGAGAAAACATGTACAGATGTGGAAG GTGTGCTACCTATGTTCGAGCTAGGAAGCAGCTAAGCATACATGAAGCACCAAATATTCTTACAATTGTTTTAAAGAGATTTCAG GAAGGAAAATATGGAAAAATTAACAAGTGCATCACATTTCCTGATATGCTTGATATGATTCCATTCATGACTGGAACGGGTGATATTCCTCCACTCTACTTGCTCTACGCTGTCGTGGTGCATTTGGATACATTAAATGCATCTTTTTCTGGGCATTATGTTTCATACGTTAAAGACCTGCAAGGAAATTGGTTCAGGATAGATGACACTGAG GTCCAGCCAGTTGCAATGAGCCATGTTATGTCAGAAGGAGcgtatatattattttacatgag GTCTTGCCCGCGACCTCAAAAAACACTTACTGGAAGAGCCATCCAGCAGCAAGTTCCAGAATTCACAACTCATTGTACGTCAAAGCCTTCAAGGTCTGGAAAAGGCAAACTCAACGGTCAATATGTTGGTCCAGAGTCTTTTTCCGATGATATTAGAGCTGGAATGGGTGATGGTTTTACTCACCACACCTCAAACAACATCCTTAGGAGTGCAAACAGGAATGTTGTTCCGGCTATGGAAACAAGACTCCCAAACGGAGCAGAGTTTTCTGATGCTACATCATCAAGTGATTGGTCTCTCTTTACCAGCTCAGACGAGGCATCTTTCACAACTGAGAGTACCAGAGACTCTTTCAGCACTGTAGATTATGCTGATACGGGCAATGTGGATCCCATCTCATCAATCTTTCACGGTATATATGCGCCAGATTATCCCCATAATTCCATCCCCTGCAGAAATTTATTGAATAATAGGCCACAAAGTAGATTTATGTCTGAGGAAAAGGGTCATATTTTGGACTCATACTTGTCATCATCAGCGCAACCTCTTGATAGATTACCGAAAGTTGACTATTCACAACAGGTCAGTGATTCTCCCACAGTATTTTCATCTGACAGTAACTGTGGCGTGTTTGTAAGATATGGGAGTAGTAACCCAGTAGAATGGGATTGA
- the LOC115706687 gene encoding ubiquitin carboxyl-terminal hydrolase 15 isoform X3: MLEPREADIPALFLFLVVLPLVAYVLLGKWSESAKKRDRINLLAEIAAEEARRAEAMAVADVIPLVASTKNGNHACARCFSPATTRCSKCKSVRYCSGKCQIIHWREVHKQECQQMKSTNSGSPLMTSSVEDSMYERFLPNDAMNSSYVGYNIEQTMVDTEAPENIIYSSISNGISATIDRSAVDAPQVSVPERRSAEKRASRKSNKETVRRKDTAAPNSSAELSGSWSDYTTSSNVVSSKDVLKGHRSRNSETFISEESTNKQSVNISDVYIHERASPGSIVPENGTNGSQYWNTLEPENHHGFSCSSYSSKNGSNGYDIGKDFNQNVGNLLKVETTSHNEQVEFECSPEMTVIKGGTKPKRPPYSLGSKSCKLPKSTLKEKEEQFCSEREWKGQVLESKSSRLKDAPIQASDGGANTRILKTLGLKKQTKLTRKDVSEVSGDRHKTKVTLFNMLFPYEEFVKFFQCDMFNLSYRGLLNCGNSCYANAVLQCLTSTKPLIIYLLRKSHSRSCCGKDWCLMCELEQHVMMLRETGGPLSPSRILLHMRSINCHIGDGSQEDAHEFLRLLIASMQSICLEGLGGESKVDPRLQETTFVQHTFGGHLRSKVKCLRCRHESERYENIMDLTLEIYGWVESLEDALTQFTTPEDLDGENMYRCGRCATYVRARKQLSIHEAPNILTIVLKRFQEGKYGKINKCITFPDMLDMIPFMTGTGDIPPLYLLYAVVVHLDTLNASFSGHYVSYVKDLQGNWFRIDDTEVQPVAMSHVMSEGAYILFYMRSCPRPQKTLTGRAIQQQVPEFTTHCTSKPSRSGKGKLNGQYVGPESFSDDIRAGMGDGFTHHTSNNILRSANRNVVPAMETRLPNGAEFSDATSSSDWSLFTSSDEASFTTESTRDSFSTVDYADTGNVDPISSIFHGIYAPDYPHNSIPCRNLLNNRPQSRFMSEEKGHILDSYLSSSAQPLDRLPKVDYSQQVSDSPTVFSSDSNCGVFVRYGSSNPVEWD; this comes from the exons ATGCTCGAGCCAAGGGAAGCTGATATACCTGCCCTGTTTCTGTTTTTGGTTGTGCTCCCTTTGGTTGCTTATGTCTTACTTGGAAAATGGAGTGAATCTGCTAAGAAGAGAGATAGGATAAATTTACTTGCTGAGATTGCTGCTGAAGAAGCTCGTAGAGCAGAAGCAATGGCTGTTGCTGATGTTATTCCTCTTGTGGCTTCAACAAAAAATGGAAACCATGCATGTGCAAGGTGCTTTAGTCCAGCTACAACTCGCTGCTCCAAGTGCAAGTCTGTTAGATATTG TTCTGGGAAGTGTCAGATTATTCACTGGAGGGAAGTCCACAAGCAAGAATGCCAGCAAATGAAAAGCACCAACTCAGGCTCACCTCTTATGACCTCTTCAGTTGAAGATTCTATGTATGAGAGGTTCTTACCTAATGATGCCATGAATTCTTCGTATGTTGGGTACAACATTGAGCAGACTATGGTGGATACCGAAGCtccagaaaatataatttattcctCAATTAGCAATGGTATCTCTGCTACAATTGATCGTTCAGCTGTTGATGCACCTCAAGTGTCTGTGCCAGAGAGAAGAAGTGCAGAAAAACGTGCTTCTCGTAAATCCAACAAAGAAACAGTGAGAAGGAAGGATACTGCTGCACCAAATTCTTCTGCCGAACTCAGTGGGAGTTGGAGTGATTATACAACCTCTTCAAATGTTGTTTCATCAAAAGATGTTTTAAAGGGCCATAGG TCAAGAAACAGTGAGACTTTCATATCAGAAGAATCTACAAACAAGCAGAGTGTTAATATCTCTGATGTTTATATTCATGAACGAGCTTCTCCAGGAAGTATAGTGCCTGAGAATGGTACAAATGGAAGTCAATATTGGAACACATTAGAACCAGAAAACCATCATGGATTCTCATGCTCATCTTATTCATCCAAGAATGGATCCAATGGGTATGACATTGGGAAGGACTTTAATCAGAATGTTGGAAACCTATTAAAAGTGGAAACTACTTCCCATAATGAACAGGTTGAATTTGAATGTTCTCCCGAAATGACCGTGATAAAGGGAGGTACTAAACCTAAAAGACCACCATATTCTCTTGGAAGCAAGAGTTGTAAGTTGCCAAAATCAACTTTGAAAGAGAAGGAGGAGCAGTTCTGCTCAGAAAGAGAGTGGAAGGGGCAGGTTCTTGAATCAA AATCCTCTAGATTGAAGGATGCTCCCATACAAGCTAGTGATGGAGGTGCAAACACACGGATTTTGAAGACGCTGGGCCTGAAAAAGCAAACTAAACTCACTAGAAAAGATGTCTCAGAAGTCAGTGGTGATAGACACAAAACTAAGGTTACTCTGTTCAAT ATGCTGTTTCCTTATGAGGAGTTTGTGAAGTTCTTCCAGTGTGacatgtttaatttatcatatcgGGGCCTTTTGAATTGTGGGAACAG TTGCTATGCAAATGCTGTCTTGCAGTGTCTGACCTCCACAAAGCCTCTCATTATTTACTTGCTTCGTAAATCACATTCAAGATCAT GTTGTGGTAAAGATTGGTGTCTTATGTGTGAATTAGAGCAACATGTAATGATGTTAAGAGAAACAGGAGGCCCACTTTCGCCTAGCAGAATTCTTTTGCACATGCGGAGTATCAATTGCCATATTGGTGATGGAAGTCAGGAAGATGCACACGAATTCTTAAG GCTTCTGATTGCATCTATGCAATCCATATGCTTGGAGGGATTGGGAGGAGAAAGTAAGGTAGATCCCAGATTGCAGGAGACAACTTTTGTACAGCATACTTTTGGGGGGCATCTAAGATCGAAG GTCAAGTGTTTGAGATGTCGTCATGAATCTGAAAGATATGAAAACATTATGGATCTTACATTGGAGATATATGGTTGGGTTGAGTCACTTGAAGATGCATTGACACAATTTACAACTCCTGAAGATTTGGATGGAGAAAACATGTACAGATGTGGAAG GTGTGCTACCTATGTTCGAGCTAGGAAGCAGCTAAGCATACATGAAGCACCAAATATTCTTACAATTGTTTTAAAGAGATTTCAG GAAGGAAAATATGGAAAAATTAACAAGTGCATCACATTTCCTGATATGCTTGATATGATTCCATTCATGACTGGAACGGGTGATATTCCTCCACTCTACTTGCTCTACGCTGTCGTGGTGCATTTGGATACATTAAATGCATCTTTTTCTGGGCATTATGTTTCATACGTTAAAGACCTGCAAGGAAATTGGTTCAGGATAGATGACACTGAG GTCCAGCCAGTTGCAATGAGCCATGTTATGTCAGAAGGAGcgtatatattattttacatgag GTCTTGCCCGCGACCTCAAAAAACACTTACTGGAAGAGCCATCCAGCAGCAAGTTCCAGAATTCACAACTCATTGTACGTCAAAGCCTTCAAGGTCTGGAAAAGGCAAACTCAACGGTCAATATGTTGGTCCAGAGTCTTTTTCCGATGATATTAGAGCTGGAATGGGTGATGGTTTTACTCACCACACCTCAAACAACATCCTTAGGAGTGCAAACAGGAATGTTGTTCCGGCTATGGAAACAAGACTCCCAAACGGAGCAGAGTTTTCTGATGCTACATCATCAAGTGATTGGTCTCTCTTTACCAGCTCAGACGAGGCATCTTTCACAACTGAGAGTACCAGAGACTCTTTCAGCACTGTAGATTATGCTGATACGGGCAATGTGGATCCCATCTCATCAATCTTTCACGGTATATATGCGCCAGATTATCCCCATAATTCCATCCCCTGCAGAAATTTATTGAATAATAGGCCACAAAGTAGATTTATGTCTGAGGAAAAGGGTCATATTTTGGACTCATACTTGTCATCATCAGCGCAACCTCTTGATAGATTACCGAAAGTTGACTATTCACAACAGGTCAGTGATTCTCCCACAGTATTTTCATCTGACAGTAACTGTGGCGTGTTTGTAAGATATGGGAGTAGTAACCCAGTAGAATGGGATTGA